One window of the Amycolatopsis mediterranei genome contains the following:
- the menC gene encoding o-succinylbenzoate synthase yields MKLTGVELLRVRMPLVAPFRTSFGTQAERELLLLRAVTSEGEGWGECGAMAGPLYSAEYIDGVEHVLQAFLVPALLAAGDLTAHKVAPLLAKFKGHRMAKAALEMAVLDAELRAHGLSFGTALGSTSDSVPCGVSVGIMDSIPQLVDVVGGYLDAGYLRIKLKIEPGWDVEPVRAVRERFGDDILLQVDANTAYTLSDVPQLQRLDPFGLLLIEQPLEEEDVLGHAELARHLRTPICLDETVVSAASAAAAIRLGACRIVNIKPSRVGGYLEARRVHDVCAAHGIPVWCGGMLETGLGRAANVALASLPGFTLPGDTSASDRFYRTDITEPFVLEAGRLPVPSGPGLGVTPIPERLAEVTTAKSWLA; encoded by the coding sequence GTGAAACTCACCGGGGTGGAACTCCTCCGGGTGCGGATGCCGCTGGTGGCCCCGTTCCGGACGTCGTTCGGCACGCAAGCCGAACGCGAACTGCTGCTCCTGCGGGCGGTGACGTCCGAGGGCGAAGGCTGGGGCGAATGCGGGGCGATGGCCGGCCCGCTCTACTCGGCGGAGTACATCGACGGCGTCGAGCACGTGCTGCAGGCCTTCCTCGTGCCCGCCCTCCTCGCCGCCGGAGACCTCACGGCGCACAAGGTCGCGCCGCTGCTGGCGAAGTTCAAGGGCCACCGGATGGCCAAGGCCGCGCTGGAAATGGCCGTGCTCGACGCCGAGCTGCGTGCGCACGGCCTCTCTTTCGGCACGGCGCTCGGGTCCACATCGGACTCCGTGCCGTGCGGGGTGTCGGTCGGGATCATGGACTCGATCCCGCAGCTGGTGGACGTCGTCGGCGGCTACCTCGACGCCGGGTACCTCCGCATCAAGCTGAAGATCGAGCCCGGCTGGGACGTCGAGCCGGTGCGCGCGGTCCGCGAGCGCTTCGGCGACGACATCCTGCTGCAGGTCGACGCGAACACGGCGTACACGCTCTCGGACGTCCCGCAGCTGCAACGGCTCGACCCGTTCGGGCTGCTGCTGATCGAGCAGCCCCTGGAAGAGGAGGACGTGCTCGGCCACGCCGAGCTGGCCCGGCACCTCCGGACGCCGATCTGCCTGGACGAGACCGTCGTGTCGGCGGCGTCGGCCGCGGCGGCGATCCGGCTCGGCGCCTGCCGGATCGTCAACATCAAGCCGAGCCGGGTCGGCGGCTACCTGGAAGCGCGGCGGGTGCACGACGTCTGCGCCGCGCACGGCATCCCGGTCTGGTGCGGCGGGATGCTCGAAACCGGGCTCGGCCGGGCGGCCAACGTCGCGCTGGCGTCACTGCCCGGGTTCACCCTGCCCGGCGACACCTCGGCGTCGGACCGGTTCTACCGCACCGACATCACCGAGCCGTTCGTGCTCGAGGCCGGCCGGCTGCCGGTGCCGTCCGGGCCCGGCCTCGGCGTCACCCCGATCCCCGAGCGGCTGGCCGAGGTGACCACCGCGAAGTCCTGGCTCGCCTAG
- a CDS encoding serine hydrolase domain-containing protein, whose protein sequence is MSKLPELAAWLETRLPALLAEHHVPAAAVAVYAGGEIIDRAAGVLNTGTGVEADVDSLFQIGSITKVWTATLAMQLVDDGVLDLDQPVRKYLPEFALADDDAAARITVRQLMCHTAGFEGDIFTDTGRGADCIEKYVATLGDVPQLFAPGEMFSYNNAAFCVLGRLVEVLRGKTYDECLQDHLFTPLGLTHAAPSPYEAIRFRAALGHLTSSPGADPEPAGIWALTPSNAPAGSMLAMRPRDLVTFAAMHLKDGEGADGTRVLGADSARAMRERLVELPDLGIFGDAWGLGWSLFDAPGGKVVGHDGGTIGQSAFLRVAPEHGVAVALLTNGGDTIAVYAEVVGHVLRELTGIELAAPPTPDPAAPRVDASRYVGEYSSSVADIVVSQDDDGRIWVERVPKGIFAELAKPEKTELVAMNGDTLILAEPMQGMYVPHAFVGDDGTGRALYLHTGRADRRVTA, encoded by the coding sequence ATGTCGAAACTCCCCGAACTCGCCGCCTGGCTGGAAACCCGGCTCCCCGCCCTGCTGGCCGAGCACCACGTTCCCGCCGCGGCCGTCGCCGTGTACGCCGGCGGCGAGATCATCGACCGCGCCGCCGGCGTGCTCAACACGGGCACCGGCGTCGAAGCGGACGTCGATTCGTTGTTCCAGATCGGGTCGATCACCAAGGTCTGGACGGCCACCCTGGCCATGCAGCTCGTCGACGACGGTGTCCTCGATCTCGACCAGCCGGTCCGCAAGTACCTGCCGGAGTTCGCGCTCGCCGACGACGACGCGGCCGCGCGGATCACCGTCCGGCAGCTGATGTGCCACACCGCCGGGTTCGAGGGGGACATCTTCACCGACACCGGCCGCGGTGCCGACTGCATCGAGAAGTACGTCGCCACCCTCGGCGACGTGCCCCAGCTGTTCGCCCCCGGCGAGATGTTCTCCTACAACAACGCCGCGTTCTGCGTGCTCGGCAGGCTCGTGGAAGTCCTGCGCGGCAAGACCTACGACGAATGCCTGCAGGACCACCTGTTCACCCCGCTCGGCCTGACGCACGCGGCGCCGAGCCCGTACGAGGCGATCCGGTTCCGCGCCGCGCTCGGGCACCTGACGTCCTCGCCCGGCGCCGACCCGGAACCCGCGGGCATCTGGGCGCTGACGCCGTCCAACGCCCCCGCCGGCTCGATGCTCGCCATGCGGCCGCGCGACCTGGTCACGTTCGCCGCGATGCACCTGAAGGACGGCGAAGGTGCCGACGGCACCCGCGTGCTCGGCGCGGACAGTGCCCGCGCCATGCGTGAGCGCCTGGTGGAGCTGCCCGACCTGGGGATCTTCGGCGACGCGTGGGGCCTCGGCTGGTCGCTGTTCGACGCGCCCGGCGGAAAGGTGGTCGGCCACGACGGCGGCACGATCGGCCAATCCGCGTTCCTGCGGGTGGCGCCGGAGCACGGCGTCGCGGTGGCCCTGCTGACCAACGGCGGCGACACGATCGCCGTCTACGCCGAGGTGGTCGGGCACGTCCTGCGCGAGCTGACCGGCATCGAACTGGCCGCGCCGCCGACGCCCGACCCGGCCGCGCCGCGCGTCGACGCCTCGCGGTACGTGGGCGAGTACTCGTCTTCGGTGGCGGACATCGTGGTCAGCCAGGACGACGACGGCCGGATCTGGGTGGAGCGCGTCCCGAAGGGGATCTTCGCGGAGCTGGCCAAGCCGGAGAAGACCGAGCTGGTCGCGATGAACGGCGACACGCTGATCCTGGCCGAGCCGATGCAGGGGATGTACGTGCCGCACGCCTTCGTCGGGGACGACGGCACCGGCCGCGCGCTGTACCTGCACACCGGCCGGGCCGATCGGCGGGTGACCGCATGA
- a CDS encoding serine hydrolase — MTEVEAEIAGVFAEADLFASVLADVGASEDADIDAEFAGASPEQTWKLAVLDPERTTSSTPREITELLDAVWTDRAGEPSACERVRSMLARQIWPHRLSSGFPSDVAIAAKTGTLPAVRNEAGVVSFPDGRRFAVAVFTRANSLAERQPAIDAAIGKAGRLAVDHLRKEAP, encoded by the coding sequence ATGACGGAGGTCGAGGCGGAGATCGCCGGCGTCTTCGCCGAAGCGGACCTGTTCGCCTCCGTCCTCGCCGACGTCGGGGCGTCCGAAGACGCCGACATCGACGCCGAGTTCGCGGGCGCGTCGCCCGAGCAGACCTGGAAGCTCGCCGTGCTGGACCCCGAGCGCACGACGTCGTCCACCCCGCGCGAGATCACCGAACTGCTCGACGCGGTGTGGACCGACCGGGCCGGCGAGCCGTCGGCGTGCGAACGGGTCCGCTCGATGCTGGCGCGGCAGATCTGGCCGCACCGCCTCTCGTCCGGCTTCCCCTCGGACGTCGCGATCGCGGCCAAGACCGGCACGCTCCCCGCGGTCCGCAACGAAGCAGGTGTCGTGTCCTTCCCGGACGGCCGCCGCTTCGCCGTCGCGGTCTTCACCCGCGCGAACTCCCTGGCCGAACGGCAACCCGCCATCGACGCGGCGATCGGCAAAGCCGGCCGCCTCGCCGTGGACCACCTGCGGAAGGAAGCCCCATGA
- a CDS encoding ABC transporter substrate-binding protein, whose protein sequence is MTQTRTAVVLLALAATACGGPGGVGAAGGTMADGKTFTLGIASDPGNLDPHMSVLSVTGQVDRFLYDPLLELTPDGKPIPALAEKWDATTTTASFTLRPGVTCADGTPLTAADVAANIAFVGDPANKSPFAGLTIAPDTKATADEATRTITVTSGAPDAFLLRNVGSLPIVCGTGLADRKLLAKGGSGTGMFAVSEVVPNDHYTFTRRKDYSWGPGDWKAQQAGLPDKVVARVVPNTSTAANLLLSGELNASQINGPDRQRLEARKLFHADFLAPLGEIFYNQAAGRPGQDESVRRALTQALDLAQLGKVLANGTGKPSQGLVTAEPKACSGDTVTGHLPTHDPAAAASALDSAGWKAGPDGVRVKGGKRLALTVLYGTQLGPTMAPTAELAQQTWKSLGADVTLKAVDSPGLSQVLFGTGEWEVSLGPVGLTLPSQLVPFVSGPAAPDGTNFGHIANPEYEQGVKRAAAMSGEASCPAWEAAETALVKRVDVVPYIDSVVPYYASGSRFDVSQGSVTPSSIRMYAR, encoded by the coding sequence ATGACCCAGACACGGACGGCGGTGGTCCTGCTCGCCCTCGCGGCCACGGCCTGCGGGGGACCGGGAGGCGTCGGCGCGGCCGGCGGCACCATGGCCGACGGCAAGACGTTCACCCTCGGGATCGCCTCCGACCCGGGCAACCTCGACCCGCACATGTCGGTGCTGTCGGTGACCGGCCAGGTCGACCGGTTCCTCTACGACCCCCTGCTCGAACTCACCCCAGACGGCAAGCCGATCCCGGCACTGGCGGAGAAGTGGGACGCCACGACGACCACCGCGTCGTTCACCCTGCGGCCCGGCGTCACCTGCGCGGACGGCACTCCGCTGACCGCCGCCGACGTCGCCGCGAACATCGCCTTCGTCGGCGACCCGGCGAACAAGTCGCCGTTCGCCGGCCTGACGATCGCGCCGGACACCAAGGCCACCGCCGACGAAGCCACCCGGACGATCACCGTCACCAGCGGCGCGCCCGACGCGTTCCTGCTCCGCAACGTCGGCAGCCTGCCGATCGTGTGCGGCACGGGCCTGGCCGACCGCAAGCTGCTGGCCAAGGGCGGCAGCGGCACCGGCATGTTCGCCGTCTCCGAGGTCGTGCCGAACGACCACTACACGTTCACCCGCCGCAAGGACTACAGCTGGGGCCCGGGGGACTGGAAAGCGCAGCAGGCCGGCCTGCCGGACAAGGTCGTCGCCCGGGTCGTCCCGAACACCTCGACGGCGGCGAACCTGCTGCTGTCGGGCGAGCTCAACGCCAGCCAGATCAACGGGCCGGACCGCCAGCGGCTCGAAGCGCGGAAGCTCTTCCACGCGGATTTCCTCGCCCCGCTCGGGGAGATCTTCTACAACCAGGCCGCCGGGCGCCCCGGCCAGGACGAGTCCGTGCGGCGCGCGCTGACCCAGGCGCTCGACCTGGCCCAGCTCGGCAAGGTACTGGCCAACGGCACCGGCAAGCCGTCGCAGGGCCTGGTCACCGCCGAGCCGAAGGCGTGCTCCGGCGACACCGTCACCGGCCACCTGCCCACGCACGACCCGGCGGCGGCCGCGTCCGCTTTGGACAGTGCGGGCTGGAAGGCGGGCCCGGACGGCGTGCGCGTCAAGGGCGGCAAGCGGCTGGCGCTCACCGTCCTCTACGGCACCCAGCTGGGCCCGACGATGGCGCCCACCGCCGAACTGGCCCAGCAGACGTGGAAGTCCCTCGGCGCCGACGTCACGCTCAAGGCCGTCGACAGCCCGGGGCTGTCCCAGGTGCTGTTCGGCACCGGCGAGTGGGAGGTCTCGCTGGGGCCGGTCGGGCTCACGCTGCCCAGCCAGCTGGTGCCGTTCGTGTCCGGCCCGGCGGCGCCGGACGGGACCAACTTCGGCCACATCGCCAACCCGGAGTACGAGCAGGGCGTGAAGCGGGCGGCCGCGATGAGCGGTGAGGCCAGCTGCCCGGCCTGGGAGGCCGCCGAAACCGCGTTGGTCAAGCGCGTCGACGTGGTGCCCTACATCGACTCCGTCGTGCCGTACTACGCGAGCGGTTCGCGGTTCGACGTCAGCCAGGGCAGCGTCACGCCGTCGTCGATCCGGATGTACGCGCGATGA
- a CDS encoding ABC transporter permease, whose product MTTAAAPARLRGGPWPAFAARRLTRFAVSLWALVTAAFLMIHLVPGDPVRAALGMTAPADLVRAKRLELGLDDPLWVQYGHYLRGLFTGDLGTSMASGQPVTQVIGDRLPATLQLALPAFAVVLAVAIPVGVVFAVLTRGGRRRGSELAFTSVSVFLAAVPEFLVAVALVALFAVGLGWFPVAGGDDASAYVLPVAALATGPAAVLARMVRVELLSVLGADFVRTARAKRLPARLVYVRHALPNALTATLTLGGLMLTGLVAGTVLVENVFAWPGLGSTIVQSILQKDYPLVQGIVLVYGVGVLLVILLVDVVLGLLDPRSAIREA is encoded by the coding sequence ATGACCACCGCGGCGGCGCCGGCGCGGCTGCGCGGCGGACCGTGGCCGGCGTTCGCCGCGCGGCGGCTGACCCGGTTCGCCGTCTCGTTGTGGGCGCTGGTCACCGCGGCCTTCCTGATGATCCACCTGGTGCCGGGCGACCCCGTGCGCGCGGCGCTCGGGATGACCGCCCCGGCCGACCTGGTGCGGGCGAAGCGGCTGGAACTGGGCCTGGACGACCCGCTGTGGGTGCAGTACGGGCATTATCTGCGCGGCCTGTTCACCGGCGATCTCGGGACGTCGATGGCGAGCGGCCAGCCGGTCACGCAGGTGATCGGCGACCGGCTGCCGGCGACCCTGCAGCTGGCGCTCCCGGCCTTCGCGGTCGTGCTCGCCGTCGCGATCCCGGTCGGCGTCGTCTTCGCGGTGCTGACCCGCGGCGGCCGGCGCCGGGGCAGCGAGCTGGCGTTCACGTCGGTGAGCGTCTTCCTCGCCGCCGTGCCGGAGTTCCTGGTGGCGGTCGCGCTGGTGGCGCTGTTCGCGGTCGGTCTCGGCTGGTTCCCGGTGGCCGGCGGCGACGACGCGAGCGCGTACGTGCTGCCGGTCGCGGCTCTGGCGACCGGGCCGGCGGCGGTGCTCGCCCGGATGGTCCGGGTGGAGCTGCTGTCCGTGCTGGGCGCCGACTTCGTCCGCACCGCGCGGGCGAAGCGGCTGCCCGCGCGGCTGGTCTACGTCCGGCACGCGCTGCCGAACGCGCTGACCGCGACCCTGACGCTGGGCGGGCTGATGCTGACCGGGCTGGTCGCGGGCACGGTGCTGGTGGAGAACGTGTTCGCCTGGCCCGGCCTCGGCTCGACGATCGTGCAGTCGATCCTGCAGAAGGACTACCCGCTGGTGCAGGGGATCGTGCTGGTCTACGGCGTCGGCGTGCTGCTGGTGATCCTGCTGGTCGACGTCGTGCTCGGGCTGCTCGACCCGCGCTCGGCCATTCGGGAGGCGTGA
- a CDS encoding dipeptide/oligopeptide/nickel ABC transporter permease/ATP-binding protein, which produces MARRGSVWTAAVRTPVGTCSAVLLALVVVLSVLAPLLWGDGAAAIDTDAIGQGPSGAHPFGTDSLGRDLLLRTLVATRLSVGLAVLATAIGAGSGVVLGTLPSVLPRRLGRLLTAVVDIAVAFPGLLLALFLAVIFGVGTHGAVLAIGFATAPAFARLVQTLSASVSGRDFVAAARIAGVGRVRLLARHVLPNIGEPLVVNATIGAGSALLAFAGLSFLGIGVQAPDYDWGRLLREGLDGIYVNPAAALAPAAAVVLAGLAFNLVGETVAAVVGVRTRTTRRGAPPAPATRPALPEQPADAVLVVENLRVAFPGPDGWTVPVRGVSFSVRAGEAIGVVGESGSGKSLTALAVSRLVEAPGAVTADRLEFAGKPLAAASDRELGTALAMVFQDPMTSFNPARRVGGQLAEVSEQHHGLSRRAAFARAVDRLAAVRIPAAERRARQYPHEFSGGMRQRAMIGMGLMGRPKLIVADEPTTALDVTVQRQVLRLLARTRETEGAAILLISHDIAVVSQTCERMLVMYAGRIVEDLPTGSPARHPYTRALLATTVDLETDRDQPLEVIPGRPPEPDQVPAGCAFAARCPLASERCRTEDPVLEATDRRDHRVACWHPQVTVLSGQSREEGAA; this is translated from the coding sequence ATGGCTCGACGCGGTTCGGTGTGGACGGCGGCCGTGCGCACGCCGGTGGGCACGTGTTCGGCGGTGTTGCTGGCCCTGGTCGTCGTCCTGTCGGTGCTGGCCCCGCTGCTGTGGGGTGACGGCGCGGCGGCGATCGACACCGACGCGATCGGCCAGGGACCGTCCGGGGCGCACCCGTTCGGCACCGACTCCCTCGGCCGTGACCTGCTGCTGCGCACCCTGGTCGCGACCCGGCTCTCGGTCGGGCTCGCCGTGCTCGCCACCGCGATCGGGGCCGGCAGCGGCGTCGTCCTCGGGACGCTGCCGTCCGTGCTGCCGCGCCGGCTGGGCCGGCTGCTCACGGCGGTCGTCGACATCGCCGTCGCGTTCCCCGGGCTGCTGCTGGCCCTGTTCCTCGCGGTGATCTTCGGCGTCGGCACGCACGGCGCGGTGCTCGCGATCGGCTTCGCGACGGCGCCGGCGTTCGCGCGGCTCGTGCAGACGCTCTCGGCGTCGGTCAGCGGGCGCGACTTCGTGGCCGCCGCCCGGATCGCCGGTGTCGGCCGGGTCCGGCTGCTGGCCCGGCACGTGCTGCCGAACATCGGCGAGCCGCTCGTCGTGAACGCCACCATCGGGGCGGGCTCGGCGCTGCTCGCCTTCGCCGGGCTGTCGTTCCTCGGGATCGGTGTGCAGGCACCGGACTACGACTGGGGACGGCTGCTGCGCGAAGGCCTGGACGGCATCTACGTCAACCCCGCGGCCGCGCTCGCCCCCGCCGCGGCGGTGGTGCTCGCCGGGCTGGCGTTCAACCTGGTCGGGGAGACGGTGGCCGCGGTGGTCGGCGTCCGGACGCGCACGACCCGGCGCGGGGCGCCCCCGGCCCCGGCGACGCGGCCGGCGCTTCCGGAGCAGCCCGCGGACGCCGTGCTCGTGGTGGAAAACCTCCGGGTGGCGTTCCCGGGGCCGGACGGCTGGACGGTTCCGGTGCGCGGAGTCAGCTTCAGCGTCCGGGCCGGGGAAGCGATCGGCGTGGTCGGCGAGTCCGGCTCGGGCAAGAGCCTGACCGCGCTGGCCGTGTCCCGGCTGGTCGAAGCGCCCGGCGCGGTCACCGCCGACCGGCTCGAGTTCGCCGGGAAACCCTTGGCGGCCGCGTCGGACCGGGAGCTCGGCACCGCGCTGGCCATGGTCTTCCAGGACCCGATGACGTCGTTCAACCCGGCCCGCCGGGTCGGCGGGCAGCTGGCCGAGGTGTCCGAGCAGCACCACGGCCTGTCGCGGCGGGCGGCGTTCGCCCGTGCGGTGGACCGGCTGGCCGCGGTGCGCATCCCGGCCGCCGAGCGGCGCGCCCGGCAATACCCGCACGAGTTCTCCGGCGGCATGCGGCAGCGGGCGATGATCGGCATGGGCCTGATGGGCCGGCCGAAGCTGATCGTGGCCGACGAGCCGACGACCGCCCTCGACGTCACCGTGCAGCGGCAGGTGCTGCGCCTGCTGGCCCGCACGCGCGAAACCGAGGGCGCGGCGATCCTGCTGATCAGCCACGACATCGCGGTGGTTTCCCAGACGTGCGAACGGATGCTGGTGATGTACGCCGGCCGGATCGTCGAGGACCTGCCGACCGGGAGCCCGGCCCGGCACCCGTACACGCGGGCGCTGCTGGCCACCACGGTCGACCTGGAAACCGACCGCGACCAGCCGCTGGAAGTCATCCCCGGCCGCCCGCCGGAACCCGATCAGGTGCCGGCCGGGTGCGCGTTCGCCGCCCGGTGCCCGCTGGCTTCGGAGCGCTGCCGCACCGAAGACCCGGTGCTCGAAGCCACGGATCGGCGTGACCACCGGGTGGCCTGCTGGCACCCGCAGGTCACCGTCCTTTCCGGACAGTCCCGTGAGGAGGGTGCCGCATGA
- a CDS encoding ABC transporter ATP-binding protein produces MSALEFDAVSVRYGKLTAVDGVSLTVPSGQVVGLVGESGSGKSTLARAAAGLAPVGAGRVLLDGVDVRRLPRRRPLQMVFQDPYSSLDPRMAIGESITEAMPPGTSRAERRAEVARLLELVNLDPGSAASLPGRLSGGQRQRVALARALAGRPKVLIADEITSALDVSVQGAVLNLVRDVQRRLALSMLFISHNLAVVRYVSDVVAVMYLGRIVEAGPAEQVLAEPKHPYTRDLLAAAPSAHRRLLDDPGTDALADTEPADPHHPPSGCRYHPRCPIGPLVHADRTLCVTADPADEAAARPHSAACHYAASHPTRRSA; encoded by the coding sequence ATGAGTGCGCTCGAGTTCGACGCCGTGAGCGTCCGCTACGGCAAGCTGACCGCGGTCGACGGCGTCAGCCTGACCGTCCCGTCCGGACAGGTCGTCGGCCTGGTCGGCGAATCCGGCTCCGGCAAGTCGACCCTCGCCAGGGCGGCCGCGGGGCTCGCGCCGGTCGGCGCGGGCCGGGTCCTGCTCGACGGCGTAGACGTGCGGCGGCTGCCGCGGCGGCGTCCGCTGCAGATGGTGTTCCAGGACCCGTATTCGTCGCTGGACCCGCGGATGGCGATCGGCGAGTCCATCACCGAGGCGATGCCGCCGGGGACCTCGCGCGCCGAGCGGCGGGCCGAGGTCGCCCGGCTGCTCGAACTGGTGAACCTCGACCCGGGCAGCGCCGCGTCGCTGCCCGGCCGGCTCTCGGGTGGGCAGCGCCAGCGCGTCGCGCTCGCCCGGGCGCTGGCCGGGCGGCCGAAGGTGCTGATCGCGGACGAGATCACCTCGGCGCTCGACGTCTCGGTGCAGGGCGCCGTGCTCAACCTGGTTCGGGACGTGCAGCGGCGGCTGGCGCTGTCGATGCTGTTCATCTCGCACAACCTCGCCGTGGTGCGGTACGTCAGCGACGTCGTCGCGGTGATGTACCTCGGCCGGATCGTCGAGGCCGGCCCCGCCGAGCAGGTCCTCGCCGAGCCGAAGCACCCCTACACCCGGGACCTGCTGGCCGCCGCGCCCTCGGCGCACCGGCGCCTGCTCGACGACCCCGGCACCGACGCGCTCGCCGACACCGAACCCGCCGACCCGCACCACCCGCCGTCCGGCTGCCGCTACCACCCGCGCTGCCCGATCGGGCCGCTCGTGCACGCCGACCGCACCCTCTGCGTCACCGCCGACCCGGCCGACGAGGCGGCGGCCCGGCCCCACTCCGCGGCGTGCCACTACGCCGCGAGCCATCCCACGAGGAGATCCGCATGA